The following coding sequences are from one Musa acuminata AAA Group cultivar baxijiao chromosome BXJ1-6, Cavendish_Baxijiao_AAA, whole genome shotgun sequence window:
- the LOC135676366 gene encoding protein LURP-one-related 8-like → MEMQVCRRAHDAGVENSWFARDSDIAGTTETINRQPSNSTSPATHRLLAIGERLPEAMAKVHPSAAAAAAAAACTGGGGVRPAAVLTVWRRSLLFNGNGFAVFDAKGNLVFRVDNYASGSKAEVLLMDAAGKPLLTIRRKKLSLKDQWLIYEGEEAANPRFAAKRHVSLLHHGALAHVTPCVSGAKPCHAYEIQGSYLQRCCAVVDDKRRQLMEIKRKEPAKGIITFGLDVFRLIVQPGFDTSFAMAIVMLLEQMFGSPS, encoded by the exons ATGGAGATGCAGGTATGCCGACGGGCGCATGACGCTGGGGTTGAAAACTCTTGGTTTGCGCGTGACTCTGACATTGCCGGCACCACCGAGACTATAAATCGGCAACCCTCGAACTCGACGTCTCCCGCCACTCACCGGCTGCTGGCGATCGGCGAGCGACTCCCGGAGGCGATGGCGAAAGTACACCCCAGcgccgccgcagcagcagcagcagcagcgtgcACCGGGGGCGGGGGGGTGAGGCCCGCCGCGGTGCTGACCGTGTGGCGGAGGTCGCTCCTCTTCAACGGGAACGGGTTCGCTGTGTTCGATGCGAAGGGGAACTTGGTGTTCCGGGTCGACAACTACGCCTCGGGTAGCAAGGCGGAGGTCCTCCTCATGGACGCCGCCGGCAAACCGCTCCTTACCATTCGGAGAAAG AAACTGAGCCTAAAAGACCAGTGGCTGATCTACGAGGGAGAGGAGGCAGCTAATCCACGGTTCGCGGCCAAGAGGCATGTGAGCCTCCTCCACCACGGGGCACTGGCACATGTCACTCCATGTGTCTCAGGTGCCAAGCCTTGCCATGCCTACGAGATCCAAGGCTCCTACTTGCAGCGGTGCTGTGCCGTCGTCGATGATAAGAGGCGGCAATTGATGGAGATCAAGAGGAAGGAGCCTGCCAAAGGCATCATCACCTTTGGCCTCGACGTCTTCCGCCTGATCGTGCAGCCAGGCTTTGACACCTCATTCGCAATGGCTATTGTGATGCTTCTGGAGCAGATGTTTGGATCCCCATCATAA
- the LOC135676367 gene encoding transcription factor CSA-like, which produces MSSSSGERECMSGEQALGFQCLAGVKEHYEEDEGGDDTTHESGQQQKLCVRGHWRPAEDARLKELVSQYGPQNWNLIAEKLDGRSGKSCRLRWFNQLDPRINRSAFSEEEEERLLAAHRLYGNKWALIARLFPGRTDNAVKNHWHVIMARKHREQSNAYRRRKASTLPSLHPPSTQALPRRMEVIASINACSGESTITSIRDESASTCTDLSLNSFTSRALPHLLNISTSPTRRLHPYAIYNGLHESVLPAKNGCYGKLSVAPMELLPGVDQADYPYSTSEASASDTVAFHMSNAWPQGETAHGREKIRIPFIDFLGVGAT; this is translated from the exons ATGAGCTCTTCCTCAGGAGAGAGGGAATGCATGAGTGGTGAACAAGCTTTGGGGTTTCAGTGTCTGGCAGGGGTGAAAGAGCATTATGAGGAAGATGAAGGTGGTGATGATACTACACATGAGAGTGGCCAGCAGCAGAAGCTCTGTGTTAGGGGTCATTGGAGGCCAGCTGAGGATGCCAGGCTCAAGGAGCTTGTCTCCCAATATGGCCCCCAAAACTGGAACCTGATTGCTGAGAAACTAGATGGAAGATCAG GGAAGAGCTGCAGGCTGAGGTGGTTCAACCAGTTGGACCCAAGGATCAACAGGAGCGCCTTcagtgaggaagaagaggagaggctTTTGGCTGCCCATAGGCTTTATGGCAACAAATGGGCACTGATTGCCAGGCTCTTCCCTGGTAGGACAGACAATGCAGTCAAGAATCATTGGCATGTGATCATGGCCAGGAAGCACAGGGAGCAGTCCAACGCTTATAGGAGGAGGAAGGCATCCACTCTTCCCTCCCTCCATCCTCCCTCAACTCAGGCCCTCCCTAGGAGGATGGAGGTGATCGCCAGCATCAATGCTTGCAGTGGTGAGTCCACCATCACCAGCATCAGAGACGAGTCTGCTTCCACCTGCACGGACCTCTCCCTCAATTCCTTCACCAGCAGAGCTTTGCCTCACCTCCTCAACATATCCACCAGCCCAACCCGACGGCTACATCCCTATGCCATCTACAATG GTTTACATGAGAGTGTGCTTCCAGCAAAGAATGGATGCTACGGGAAACTTAGTGTTGCCCCCATGGAGTTGCTTCCCGGAGTTGATCAGGCCGATTACCCTTATTCCACTTCTGAGGCTTCAGCAAGTGACACAGTGGCCTTCCACATGAGCAATGCTTGGCCCCAAGGAGAAACTGCTCATGGAAGGGAGAAGATAAGGATACCCTTCATTGACTTCCTAGGTGTTGGTGCAACGTAG
- the LOC135583917 gene encoding protein EIN6 ENHANCER-like has translation MEAEVVGSEMVLPAALPFKRVQMSDKYPKGQSRGRHWKHLKQILQAENYASLPAHEPNYLNIESPPSLYPSKKYCDMTGFEAPYTDPRTKLRYANPDVFKRVRSLPNEYVQRYLALRNAAIILR, from the exons ATGGAGGCGGAGGTGGTGGGCTCAGAGATGGTGTTGCCGGCGGCTCTGCCATTCAAGCGGGTGCAGATGTCAGACAAGTATCCGAAGGGACAGTCGAGAGGCCGCCACTGGAAGCACCTCAAGCAGATTCTCCAAGCCGAGAACTACGCCTCCCTACCTGCCCACGAACCCAACT ATCTAAATATCGAGTCACCTCCATCCTTGTATCCATCAAAGAAATATTGTGACATGACAGGCTTTGAG GCACCATACACTGATCCAAGGACGAAGCTACGGTATGCAAATCCAGATGTGTTCAAGCGTGTTCGATCGCTTCCTAACGAGTACGTCCAACGGTATCTGGCTTTGAGGAATGCTGCGATCATTTTGCGATAG